From Malaya genurostris strain Urasoe2022 chromosome 2, Malgen_1.1, whole genome shotgun sequence:
ACCACAATGCTGCGTTTATTCAGCTTCCTATTGGGTTAGAAAATAATTGTCAGGGGATCGTTGATTTGGTGAAACAAAAGGCGCTTTACTTCGAAGGACAGCTTGGTCTGACGGTGAGGGAGGATGAAATTCCCCAGGATATGCGAGTGGAATGTGATGAACGACGACATGAACTTATTGAGCATCTTTCTAACGTTGACGATGCTATTGGAGAATTCTTCCTGGAGGAAAAAATGCCATCAGAGCGAGACATTATGAATGCCATACGAAGGACCGCTCTAAAGAGAACATTTACTCCGGTACTGGTTGGGACGGCACTAAAGAACAAAGGTGTACAGCCATTGCTAGACGCGGTGGTAAACTATTTGCCTCATCCTGGTGAAGTAGAAAACATTGCTCTTATTGAGAAGAAAGGTGCAGAACCGCAACAAGTTATCTTGAATCCAGCACGAGATGGAAAGGATCCGTTTGTAGGTCTGGCGTTCAAGTTAGAAGCAGGTCGATTTGGCCAGTTAACCTACCTCCGGTGCTATCAAGGTGTGTTGAGGAAAGGCGACAGCATATACAATGTCCGATCGGGAAAGAAAGTTCGGTTGGCCCGTTTGGTGCGTCTGCATTCGAACAACATGGAAGATGTGAATGAAGTGTACGCTGGTGACATATTTGCCCTGTTTGGAGTAGATTGTGCTAGTGGTGACACATTTGTAACAGATTCAAAGTTAGAACTTTCTATGGAATCCATATTCGTTCCTGATCCCGTAGTTTCAATGGCAATTCACCCAACCCATTCCAAAGACCGGGATAATTTCTCTAAAGCGATTGCACGATTTACTAAGGAGGATCCCACATTCCGATTCACATACGATGCGGATGTCAAAGAAACTCTAGTGTCCGGTATGGGCGAACTTCATCTCGAAATCTATTCACAGCGAATGGAACGTGAGTACAATTGCCCGGTGGTGCTCGGTAAACCAAAAGTAGCATTTCGAGAGACCTTAGTTGCTCCGTGTGAGTTTGACTATCTTCACAAGAAACAGTCCGGTGGTCAAGGTCAGTACGCTAGGGTCACGGGTATGTTGGAACCGCTACCTCCTCATTTGAACACAAATGTCGAATTCGTTGACGAAACTATCGGAACCAATGTTCCGAAACAGTTCATACCCGGTGTTGAAAAAGGTTTCCGACAAATGGCCGAAAAAGGTTTGCTCTCGGGTCATCGATTGTCTGGCGTCAAGTTTCGTCTGATAGATGGTGCGCACCACATCGTCGATTCCTCCGAATTGGCTTTCATGCTAGCGTCACAGGGAGCAATCAAGAGCGTATTTGAGGAGGGTAGCTGGCAGATTTTGGAACCGATCATGATGGTTGAGGTTACGGCACCGGATGAGTTCCAGGGCACCGTTATTGGACAGCTCAATAAGAGACATGGAATCATTACGGGCACGGAAGGAACGGAAGGTTGGTTCACAATTCACGCCGAAGTACCTTTGAACGATATGTTCGGTTATGCCGGTGAGTTGCGTTCGAGTACGCAGGGCAAAGGCGAGTTCAGTATGGAGTACAGTCGGTATTCGCCTTGCATGCCTGAGGTACAGGAAAAACTGGTTAGTGATTATCAGGCCTCGCAGGGAATTGTGGTGGATAAAAagcaacaaaagaaaaaaaattgagatgttTATGGACTCATGCGGGTTGACAACGTGTATATAGTTAAAGAATATTTAGTTCATTCTATGTTCGAATGTTATGTCACTGATTGGTATGATAAGAATAATTTAATTGGAATATCTACGTTGATGTTAATTATGCCTTTCATTtatgaaattcgaaaatttacaacGAAAAATCATACGCAAATAAGTGCACTTTCATTTCTTTACTAACTAGACAATGTGAATTTTTCAAGTTgaagtttttctttgtttaccttCTCTTCCGAATATTTTGGCACGATAAGGAagattttcattaaatttttcttGCTGACTGAAAGTCTTAGATTTCCGGGGATATTTCACGTAAAAAATTGAAAGGTTCACGTGACAACAGCTGGGTAGTTGAGAGAAGAGAAGGTAAACAATGCAAAGCAAAATGTTATTTGCTGGTGCgacttttcgaaaaatttatcGACTTATGTGGACTAATTGCAGTTCCCATTGGTTGTATGGATACATGCAGAtttgtaaaatttaccatcgttTGAACAGTAAATCTAGATaaaagttgaaataaattaagaATGTCTGAATAAACTCAGTGATGgtaaaaatattgttgttgGAGTACTCCCAATGTATTGCCCAGATATTACTAATGCCCAGATATTACTAATGTATGtgtgaatgtatgtatgtaccaGTAGCCACCATCAGAGCAAGAAATGCGTGTAGACTTTCCGTAGCCATAAAATTCGTCTAGTAGTCCACGTTATTGTTACTTAAGGGAAAACTAAAAGGGTTAAATGGATTCGTAAGC
This genomic window contains:
- the LOC131431074 gene encoding elongation factor G, mitochondrial; translation: MTITYLLRIRPPLGVAKTVIENVKRSFASNATFAEHHKLENIRNIGISAHIDSGKTTLTERILFYTGRIKEMHEVKGKDNVGATMDSMELERQRGITIQSAATYTTWKDHNINIIDTPGHVDFTVEVERALRVLDGAVLVLCSVGGVQSQTLTVNRQMKRYNVPCLAFINKLDRTGANPNRVLGQMRSKLNHNAAFIQLPIGLENNCQGIVDLVKQKALYFEGQLGLTVREDEIPQDMRVECDERRHELIEHLSNVDDAIGEFFLEEKMPSERDIMNAIRRTALKRTFTPVLVGTALKNKGVQPLLDAVVNYLPHPGEVENIALIEKKGAEPQQVILNPARDGKDPFVGLAFKLEAGRFGQLTYLRCYQGVLRKGDSIYNVRSGKKVRLARLVRLHSNNMEDVNEVYAGDIFALFGVDCASGDTFVTDSKLELSMESIFVPDPVVSMAIHPTHSKDRDNFSKAIARFTKEDPTFRFTYDADVKETLVSGMGELHLEIYSQRMEREYNCPVVLGKPKVAFRETLVAPCEFDYLHKKQSGGQGQYARVTGMLEPLPPHLNTNVEFVDETIGTNVPKQFIPGVEKGFRQMAEKGLLSGHRLSGVKFRLIDGAHHIVDSSELAFMLASQGAIKSVFEEGSWQILEPIMMVEVTAPDEFQGTVIGQLNKRHGIITGTEGTEGWFTIHAEVPLNDMFGYAGELRSSTQGKGEFSMEYSRYSPCMPEVQEKLVSDYQASQGIVVDKKQQKKKN